AGATACCAGTGATGAATGTATTCAATGCAAGAAGCGTTAAGACAATCAGCCCTGCTTCAAAGCGTCCCATGAGACCGATACTAACAAAAACAGAGACTAAATAAACCGCTAAAGCAAGACCGAACCACTGTACCAACTCGTGCCAAATTGTAGTTGTACTCATCATACGCTGCTTATGTCTGAGATACCATGACAAAAACAAACAAAGGACTGCAAAAACAGGCACCATCCAGCGCCAGTAATCCCATGCTCCATTTGTCCATAGATCTGAAATAATCAGCCCGATAAAAGAAAGCCCAAGCATAATAGTGGCAACCGTCAAACGCATTTTCCAATGATGATGATGCTTTTTAATGACAACTTCTTCGTTGCTTCCAACCATAGCACGCCCTAAATCAGATAATATCTTTTCAACCTACTGAAAAAAAACGAAAAAGTCAATTGACATATACGACAAACTTTTCAACACTTGTCCTCCGAATGTATGCACCCGGGAATGTAATGGCATTAGAACTTCATCAAGAACTATATCAGCAACACCTTTCAAATCCTCTCCTTGACTACAAACGCCTAATTCCTTTTGACCAAATTGAACCCGATCATTTTCTTCCAGCGTTTAATGCGATAGAAGAAGCGCTTCTTCCTCAAATTGAGATCCTTGAAGAAATAGAAAACCCCACCTGGGAATCGATCATCGTTCCCTTAGAAGAGGTTGAGGAAAAGATTCATCGTGTGGTAGGACCTATGGCACACCTTAAACTGGTGAAGGATTCTCCAGCACTTCGCGAGGCGTGGAGTACCGTTGAGCCGCGGATCAACCAACTTGAACTTCGGATTAAACAAAGTCGTCCCCTCTTTGAAGCTTTTGAAACGCTTAGAACTAGCGAAACTTGGAACACTTATTCCTCTGCTCAGAAGCGGGTTATTGAACTCCGTCTTTTGGAAGCTCGGCTGAAAGGGATCCACCTTGAAGACTCTGACCTCGATACATTTAACACGTTTATTTTTCGACTTTCTGAGTTACAAAGCAGCTACGTCTCCAATATGATTGATGCCACGAAAGAAACTTCTTTTATTATTACAGACAAAAAAGAACTCGATGGAATTCCTTTACCCACTTTAAAATTTATTTCCGAATCATACAATACAACGCGCTTAGAGAAAGATCCTCTTTCCACAGCTCAAGAGGGACCCTGGAAACTATCCCTAACTCCCCATGTCCACCTCACGATTTTGCGCCACTGTAAATGCCGCAAAACCCGCGAACTCCTCTACAGAGAGCAAATTAGAAAAGCCTCTGATGGTGATATTGACAACACCCCAAATTTGATAGAACAACTTCAAATCCGGAAAAGACTCGCCAATCTCCTCGACTATGAAAATTTTGCAGAACTAAGCCTCGCTTCAAAAATGGCTCCTAATGTTGAAACCGTCAAAAACTTTTTGGAAAAACTTCGAGAGTCAAGTTGGATCTCTGGAAGAGAAGACCTTTTAGATGTCCAACTCTTTGCGGCACGTGCCGGATTTAAAGAACCCTTTATGCCATGGGATTACGCCTTTTGGACAGAACGTCTTCGCGAGGAAAGGTATCACCTTTCGGAAGAAGAGATGAAACCCTACTTCCAGCTCCCAAAAGTCCTTAAAGGCCTCTTTGACCTCTGCCAAAAACTCTTTGGGATTACAATCGTCAAACCTGAAGTTCAACCTCCTGTCTGGCATAAAGATATCAGCTACTATCTTATCTATGATAATAATGGTAAGCAGATCTCTTCTTTCTATTTTGATCCCTTTACTCGCTCAAGTACAAAACGAGGTGGAGCTTGGACAGAGACTTGCCTTAACAGGACAATGCTCAATGGAGAGCTTCAACTCCCTATTGCTTATATCGTTTGTAACTCTGCTCCTCCGATTGGTGAAGCCCCCGCTCTACTTACCTTCCGCGAGCTTGAAACTCTTTTTCACGAGTTTGGACATGCCCTCCAGCATATGCTCACTAAAATTAATTATGGAAGCATCTCAGGAACCAATGGAATCGAGTGGGATGCGATCGAAATGGCAAGTAAATTCATGGAAAATTGGTGTTATCATAAGCCTACCCTGAGACAAATCACCGCCCACTACAAGTCGGGAGAACCTCTCCCTGAAGTTCTCATCGAGAAGATTCTCTCCGCACGTAATTTCAATGGAGGAAGCAATATGCTAGCCCAACTCAAATATAGCATGTGCGATATCTCCCTTCATAGCGACTATGACCCTTACGGCATCTTCACACCTTTTGATGTCTGGTATGAAAAATGTCTAACCACCTCTCACCTTCCCTGTCTAGAAGAGGACCGCTTTCTCTGTTCCTTCCACCACATCTTTGGAGGTAACTCCTACGCTGCTGGTTACTACTCTTATAAGTGGGCAGAAGTTCTGAGCGCTGATGCCTTTGAAGCTTTTGTTGAAGCAGGAGAAGACAACTGGTCGGCGCTCCATGCAATCGGTGAAAAGTTTAAAACAACTTTTCTAGAACTTGGCGGTAGCGTCCATCCCATGGAGGTTTTTGAATCTTTCCGTGGACGCGCTCCTACAATAGACGCTCTTCTTAACCAAGCGGGATTAAGATAGATAAGCTTGAAATCAAACTAATGCTTCTTGACAAGAGATCTGTTGAATTATACACTCGCGCTGACTTCTGGAGATTTTGTGAAAAGATTCAAGTTTCTTGCTCACTTTCTTTTGCTTGGAACAACTCCTGCTCTTCTTGCCCATCCAGGCAACGCATTTCAAAACTCTTCTCATGAAGAAACAGGGAGAGTCGTTGGCTCTCTTTTTGCCCATGATAGCTTCAATCAGCTAAGCCGAGAGCTTCCTTACTCTCCTTACCTATCACATGAAATCGAGTCTATTAGAAAAAAAGCTGGCTTTTCTCTTCCAACTGCTGCGCAAAATCACCCCCTAGATTTTGGGCATAGCGAGATCGATAGAAAATTCTCTTTCGATTACGGTTCATTTTTTTCTACTTCTGAAAAAGAAAGAGATTTTAACGCTCTTTCTCACCAATTACGGGGAGAAAAGGCGTTATCCTTTGGTCAGTATAAAGAGGCGACAGTAGATCTTACTAAAACCATCGATCTAACTCCCACAGATCCTATCCCTTACCTTCAAAGAAGTGGAGCCTACTTTTGCATGGGGGAGTATGACCGCTCGATAGAAGACTTCCAAACATTTACAGAGAAAGCCCCTCAAGACACCCATTTGAACTCTCTCTCTCTTTTGCTGAGTTCAACAGAGGTTTTGAATTAGGCTTTCCCCTAGGCATATGCGAGTCTGGAAAGGGAGCCCTTCTTTTCTTTATAGAGTGATATTCTCTATATATTTCAAAATGCATGAGCCACGTTGAAAAACTTCCTCCAGAAAAATATCCCCCTTCTTTTGGTTGCTCTTGAACCTTAGAAATCTTGTCTTTGAACTGTTTTTCTTCGATTTATTTCAGCTCTGTCCATGGCTTCGTCACAAAGATTCATAACACGTTCTGAAAGAGCTTCAAAACTTTCTGCAGAAACTCTGAAATCTCCTCTTGACTTGATATATTCTTGAACAAGGCTTTTTTTAATAAGTACTTCGCTTTTTTTAGCTTTTTTCTTTTTTTTGGCCATTTTGGATCCTTTTGCTTTGATTACGGAAATTTTTTTTATAGCAGAATCCTATTATTTCCTCCAAACTTTCAAATCCTCTCAATGAACAAGTATCGCAATTTGGGGTTAAAGTGTCACACTGATTTGCGCACCAACGACCAGGGCATCTTTGGTTGTGCCAAGGCCTCGAGGATTAATGATGTATTGGATATCAGGAACAATAATAAACCAGGGATTGATTTGAAACCAATGGTTGAGTTCCACCAAAGCTTCAAAATTTTGAGGTTGATTTCCAAAAGTCGGGACAGGCGTCATCCTTGTACGCTTGGCAATTCCCTGCGCCTCTTTCATGTCAGTGCTATACTTTCCATAGATGAATCCTAGATTGGTATAGTCCTTAGGACGAGAGGGAAAAAGTCCTTTATAGACAAGCCCAGAAGAAATATAGAATGGCAATAAGTTCCGGTCTTTTGGAGCAAAGAGAACCGCTACAAAAGGCGTAAGTCCTCTTTCCAACTTAGGATCTCCCACCCGTAAGACCATCTGATCAACGAGGAAGTAATATCCACTGTTTCCGTGATAATGTCCCCCTAAAAACTTGTCACCTTTGCTATCGGTATAGTAAAAATAACCAGCACGATAATTCCCTGGGTAGCCAGTATCCGTCTTGAGTTGATTGACTTGGTAAGACCATTCGGTAATCAATTGCATTCCATCCGAGCCATTAAGTGACCAGTTGAATCCATGATACTTGTTATCAGCAACATTATCTTGAGCAACATAAGCCGCCATTTTTGCTAATATTCTCTTGTATGGACGAAACTGAAGCAAAAAGCCCCACGTAGCATTAGGATAGGCTGTAAACGGACCGTTAAAGAAAATGGAGATAGGATTTCCATCAAATCCATTGTTCACAAATTTGTAGCAAAGTTCAGACTGCAAAAAATCATTCCCGGCATTAAGACGTCCCAGTTTTATGAGAAGCCACTCTTTAAAAAGAACCTGTTTCAGATACAATTCATTAAGACGGATATTTTGGCCCCCATAAACCTGAGCAGCCGGATATTGATTCCCAATTTTATCGGCACTTAAATTCGTTCCTGTACGCCCCACCACTGAGGAATAGAAGGACAACCCCTTGAGAGCGATATATTTTCCAATATCAATATTGATATCGAGGCCAAAGGAACCTGCAAAAGCACCCCCCTTTGCTTTCCCACCAATGGGATTCCCTAAGATATCCGCAACGTAAGACATGCCAACTGTCATCCCATCGCGAGCAAGTTTCGAGCGCCCTCCATTCCAGTCACCAGTAAGATAAGGACGATCCCACCACGACAGCTCCGTAACCTCTGGCTGAAGAGTTTCAGTCATCTCTTGATGCCGCTTTGGAGCAGTTCCAGAAAAGTTTGCATCACCAGCATGCAAGTGAACAACAACTAAAAGAGCTAAAATAAGTGTCTTCATTGCAAATCAACCGAACGATCGTTATTAATAGAGTACCGGTTCAATATTTTCTGATTTCTCGTGTCTAAAATTTCTCGATCAATAACGATTTCAACACCATCTCGAGTAACAATAAAAATATAAGGCTCCTCGTCATTCTCAGTTATTTCAATCAGACTGCGGATATTACGGATTTTTTTTCCGTTAACTTGATCAACAATTTTCTTTTCCAGATGTTGGTATCCCACATTGACAATATCATCAAGAACTCTTGACAAAACAACTACCTCATCCCTTCCTCGCTGAACTTTCCCGCGAAAAAGGTCATAGAAAAGATCGATGAATCCAAGACTTTGATCAACGTCAATTTGCCTAAGAAAGTTTTGTACTAGAGGTTGAAACACCAGCCCAGCAGAAATATAGTAAGTGGGAGGTTTGTCAAACTCTTGACGCACAAGCGGTCTTCCCTTCCGCTTTGGATCCACAACGCTCGTCACTTCCAGGCGACTGCCTTCTCGCAGCACGGCAACATCAATGCTATCTCCAAAATGCTTCATCATAATCAAATATTGGAAAGGGAGTGAAATTCCCAGACCTTCCAATTCCACCCAACCATGAGAATCAATCTCATATCCATCAAGAGCTAAAAGAATATCTCCAGGTTTTAAGAAGTCTGTAAGAAAGTGATTTTCTGGAACTTCAACAACAAGAAGGCCCCCCTTTCCCTTCTCAATACCGTAATAGGCACGCATAGCAGGGTTACGAATAGGCTGAACCTTAAAAGGATTTTCTGGAAAACCTAAATACTCCCCTTTTTCTACTTCATCCATAAAATGCTTGATGACAGGGATGGGAATCATATACCCGATATTCTGACCAAAAAAAGAAGCCTGATGCGCAACTCCCACGACCTTTCCATCAGAAAGGACCGGTCCTCCGCTATTACCAGGATTAATCGGTGCATCAATCTGAGAGATCAGAAGGCTGGCACCAGAATGTGCATAACTTCCAATTTCTACCCGAGAGACAATTCCTTTACTCACGGATATTTCACGTCCTCCCACAGGAAACCCATGAACAGCAACCTCTTCCTGGCGATGGATTAACTCACTACCAAATTGAAGCGCTGTTTTTCCCTCAAAAAAGGAGGGGTCTTCTAATTCCAAAACCGCCAAATCACAATCATGTCCCGCTACTTTCACACGTGCTTCATACCAATCACGTGAAGATCCGCAGCGGACCTCAATAAATGAAGCATCTTTTACTACGTGGGCATTGGTAACAATGCGACTTCCTTCAATGATAAACCCTGATCCTCCAGATCTTTCTGTTGTTGGAGGAGCCCAGGGACTTTCATAGTCATATACCTTGTGAGTTGTCGCAATTTGTACCACAGAGTTTTCCATCTCTTCCATGCCAAATACAGAGAAACTAAAGAAGAGCAACCCAAAAAATAATGATTTCACGAATGATTCCTACGATGAATTTTCAAAAGATCTTATGTAATCTCCCCCTTTCTTGCAATAAATCCCTTTTCAGAATATGAGGAAAAGGAAACTAGGGTGAGTAATGTATCAGTTTTTCTCAAAGTTTGGTTACAAAAAAAGACAGGGAGAATGGCTTCCCATTCTACTCGTACGCATTTGTCTAGGAATCTTCTTTATTCTTTCAGGATTCTTTAAAGTTTTTCACGCCAAGCAGCATACGGCTCTTTTGAAAACACTTCAAAAAGCCAACATACCTTTTCCTGAGTTTAATGCTTATTTTGTCCCAATCCTAGAATTTATCGGGGGGATCCTTATTCTCCTTGGGCTCCTCTGCTCACTCGCGTCTCTCATTCTATTTGCCATCATGATTATCGCACTTGTGACCGACCGCATCGCTTCTGTCGCGCTGCATGGTGGACTGATGACTCTCGAAAACTTCCTCTATCTCCCTGAAGTTCTATTTGCCCTCATGTTCCTCTGGCTTTTCTTCTCAGGACCTGGAAAGATCTCGTTAGATTTTGTCTACGGCAAAAAGAAACGCCACTCCACCTACTGATTCTTTTTAAAATATTTTTGATAGTATTCTTCTGCCTCATAAAAAGGGGCAGCAGGAAGAATTTGTGTGACAATCGGTTTGTCAAAGTGAGGGGTCATCTTCTCCAGTGAAGCTCGCGCTTCCTTTTCTTGCTTGGAAGAATGTGTGAAGATTGCTGAACGATATTGGGTTCCCACATCAGGCCCTTGCCGATTAAGGGTAGTTGGATCATGGGTTTTCCAGAAGATATTTAGAAGCATATCATAAGAGATTTCTTTGGGGTCAAAGACAATCTCAACAGCTTCCGCATGACCAGTATCGCCTGAGCAAACATTTTTATAGATCGGATCAGGAGCACTCCCACCAGTATATCCCACCCGAGTAGACTGAACGCCCTTGAGACCATCAAAAGCCTCTTCAACTCCCCAAAAACATCCCGCTGCAAATGTCGCCTTTTCCATATTCAACTTGTTTGGTATACTGGTTCTTTCAGATTATAAAAGTTTTGAATATGGTGCTACTGGAAATATTAAAACGCCCGTTTAACATCTGGTTTCCTATGCGTGTTGAGGGAAATACACAGGGGCTTGGGACCTTCTCCGGAGTCTATTTACCGAGCGTTTTGCAAATGCTGGGCGTTATTTTATTTATGCGCCTTGGGTGGATTACAGGACACATTGGGCTTCCAAAAATGACGCTCATCATTTTGATGGCCTCTTCGATCCTCTTTTTGACAGGACTATCGATGACTTCAATTGTCACGAATATGAAAGTGGGAAGTGGCGGCTCGTACTACATCATTTCCCGCTCTCTTGGAATGGCTTTTGGGAGCGCGATCGGAATTCTCTTAACCATCGCCCAGCTGACAACGATTGCGATTTGCGTATCGGGATTTGCAATTTCTCTTCAGGAACTGATGCCCCACTTTTCCCTGACATTTCTGGAACTTTGCACTCTTGCAGGGCTTACGCTTGTCTCATCATTCCCTGTCGACTTTGCTCTTAAAACCCAGGGGATTATCTTCTGCATTGTCGTCACCTCTATCGTATCGGTTTTCTTTGGAAGCAGCGCAAATATTCCTGAAACTGTTAAAGTTTTCCCCTCTTTTGAAACGGTCTCATTTTGGGCAGCATTTGCTCTTTTTTTTCCCGCAACAACGGGAATTGAATCAGGAATGGCGATGTCAGGAGATTTAAAAAGCCCCTCTCGTTCTTTAGCCATTGGAACTCTCGGCGCAGTCTTCACGGCCTATATCGCCTACATATCTTTATCCATTTTCTTAGCGACGGAAATTCCTGGTGATTACCTGAAATCCCATCCAATGATCATCTATTATATTTCGAAAGTGGGTATTCTCTTTATCTTAGGAGTTTGGGGAGCAACACTCTCAAGTGCCCTGGGAAGTATGATTACTTCTCCTCGCACGCTTCAAGCCCTTGCAAAAGACAACATCCTTCCTTCTTTCTTTTCAAAAAGCCCTAGGCTGGCAGGAATTTTGATCATTATCCTGGCAACGGCAATGACTTTGCTAACTGATATGAACCACCTCCTTCCTATTCTGTCGATGGTCTGTTTGATGACATACGGCCTCCTAAATTTTGTCGCCTTTTTTGAAACCCTTTTGAAGAACCCTAGTTGGCGTCCTCTTTTTAAAACACCTATTGCCCTTTCGCTCGTTGGAATGGTTGCCTGTTTGGTGAGCATGTTTATGATCAATGCAGGATGGACTTTTATTGTTCTCTTAGCGGTCGTGGGACTCTGCTTTTGGACGACAAAGCGAAACCTTAAGGGAAACTGGAATGACATCCGCTACAGCATTTTTTCTTTTTTTGCTTCAACGGCAACGAATAAGTTAGTCCATATTAAAAAGAATCCACGAAGCTGGCGTCCCAATATACTCGCAATTGTAGATCCTGAGTTGAGAGATCATGGGATGATCAATTTCGCCCATGCTCTCAATCAATCCAAGGGCTTTCTTACCTATGGAACAACTCTTCCAGAAAGTAAAAGTATCGAGTTTACACAAACAACTTTCGAAGAGTATTTCAAAGAGCGGGACATTTCTTGCTTTTTCCATATCAATGCCCACAAAACCTCGGCACTGGGAACACACAATATTGTACAGAACTATGGCTTGGGTCCCTTGCAACCAAACACCATCATTTTGAAGCCCCCAGAAGAAAAGTTAGAAGAGTTTTGTGAACTGATTTGCGCCTCATATGAATTGCAGAAAAACATCATCATCTTTAAAGGGAACGCGATTGAAAAAAAGGACTCTATCGACCTGTGGTGGGGCGGGCGATATCACTCTAACTTTGAGCTAGCCCTTGCATTATCTCACCTGCTACAGTCAGGAAAGGAGTGGATGAAAGCAAAAATCACGATTAAAACACTCGTCAAAAATAAAGCTGCTGAGATTCATATGACGAAACTCTTTGAAAAATACCATTCTGTCCTCCGCTTCAACAATCTCTGCTTTAAGCCATACCTTGACGAATCAACCGATTTTTATGCGCATATCGCTGAATACTCAACAGAGGCCGACTTGACATTCTTGGGGCTAAGAGCCCCCGACTTTGATGACTATACTACTTATTACAAGCGACTCATGAAGCAAACAGCTGGAATGAAGAATGTGGCTTATGTCCTAGCTGGAGAAAAGCTCAATTTCCAAGAGATTTTCGAATGAAGGTGCTAATCTATGCTGATGAGGGAGTTAGCTCATTTTCTCTTCAAGAAACGTTGAAAACTTTTCGCATGCGTTATGCTAACGTAGAGACAATTGATCACAAGATCCTTTGCAACAGTGATTGGGAAAAAGAAACATCTCTTCTTATTATTCCTGGAGGAAGAGACATCCCTTATGACCGAAAACTCAAAGGGAAGGGAACCGCTAAAATCCGAAAGTTTGTAGAAGAAGGAGGGAGCTTTTTAGGTATCTGCGCCGGTGCATATTTTGCCTCTGCCGAAGTCATCTTCGAAAAAGGGACCCCTATTGAAGTCCATGAAAAACGAGAACTTTCTTTTTTTCCAGGAGCGGCTGTAGGAGCGCTCTATCCTCACTCTCCCTTCGTTTACGAATCAGAAAAGGGCTCTCATGCCTCTTCCGTCACTTTCAAAGAGGATGAGCTCAGCCTCTACTATAATGGGGGGTGCACCTTCAAAGATGCAGAGAAATACCCCGGAATTACCATCCTTGCTCGCTTTCATGATGCCGGAGACCAGCCTGCAATTATTCATTGCAAAGTTGGGAAAGGAAGCACTATTCTTTCGGGCGTTCATTTTGAGGTAAGCCCAAAAAATTTAAAAAAAGAGGGCTGCGAACAACAAATGATCGATCAGTTAAAAATTTCGGATCAAAAAAGAGACCGCCTCATCGCTTTTCTCATGAGTTTACTAAACTTATGAAATCTTCAAAACGACAGTTTTGGGTTAACTTTGCTGCTGCAAGCACGGGGAATCTTTTTGAGCATTATGACAAAGCCCTCTTTGCATTTTTAGCCCCCTTCCTAGCCCCCCTTTTTTTTGAAACTTCATCCCCAATTACCGCACTGATTTACACCTATGCAATGATGCCTCTTGGATTATTTTCAAGACCCTTTGGAGCCCTTATCTTCGGCCGAATTGGGGACCGGAAAGGACGAAAATCTGCTCTATATTTAACATTGATTGGAATGGCCCTTACGACAACCCTTATGGGGTGCATCCCTACCTACAAAACAGCAGGATGGATTGCTCCAAGCCTGCTTGCCCTCGGTCGTTTGGTCCAAAACTTTTTTGCATCTGGAGAAACAACAGGAGGTTCTCTTTTGATCTTAGAATCATGCCCTGAAGAGCGCCGCAGTTTTTATAACAGCCTTTACGAATGTTCAACAATCCTAGGGATCTTAGTCGCTTCTTTTAGTGTAACGGTTCTCAGTTTTCAAGGATCGATTGAAACAACATGGCGGATACTCTACTGGATCGGAGGAATCACCGGTGTTCTTGGCCTATTCATGCGTTTCGCTGCCGTTGAGGGAAAAATTTCACCAAAGCCTCGTGTTTCGGTTCTTCCTCTTCTTTGGAAATACCGATTTCAATTTCTAATGATCGTATTCACTTCTGGGTTTTCTTACGCCAACTACTATATGATCACCTCTTTTCTCAACGGATATCTTCCTCTTATCGGCTCGATTACAAGGGAAGAAGCGATGCAAGCAAATACCTATATCTTGGGATTTGATTTCCTCCTATTGCCCCTTGCAGGAATTTTGGCTACTCGATTTCCAAAAGAGAGGCTCCTCCTCTTTTTTGGAGGATTAATTTGCCTCCTTTCGATTCCCCTCTATTCCTTTTTGGCCACCGCACCATTAATGGTTATCATGGCAATTCGACTAGTATTTGTCTCTTTTGGAGTAGGGTTTTCAGTAGTCTTAGCCCCTTTTTATCAAGACCTTATTCCTGCAGAGAGTCGCTATACATTGATAGCCTTCGGAAATGCAATCGGGTCCCAGTTCTTAGGAACAAGTGCCTGCAGCTTTAGCTTCTTCCTCTATAAGCAAACAGGGTGGGTCGCCTCTCCAGCTCTTTACCTAATGGGACTTGCCACTATAGCAATCTTTACTATCTATCTAGGAAGTCGCCTTCCGGCAGCGCGTTTCTCTAAGGAAAAAGAGCACAATACAGAGCCCCGCTAAGAAAAAAAAGGTAAGAATCCCATTCACGAGGTAATTACAAACAAGTCCCCCCAGCAACACTCATTGCGACATTAAGCCCCAAAGAAGCACCCAATGAGGTCGGGGGAGAAAGATCTTTTATGAAGGCAAAAGTAAGGATTTGCGCTGCTACCGAAAGTCCAAGAAAAAACAGCAAAAGGATCCCAGCAGGAATGGAATCCGGCGCTTCCAGCGATCAGATAGGTATCCCATAAAGGGACTAAGCACACCAGCTGCTAACCAAAAAACCATCATTCCATGACGAGCATGGGATTCAGTTATCAAAAATCGCTCTTCCAAAAAAGGAATAGCCTAGTGCTTTGCAAAAACAATGACAGCTCCTCACCCGCAAAAGGCATACACGCCAATCGCCCACATCTGCTTTGAAGCAAAAAGCAGCTTCAGCTCTTTTAGGTAACAATGCTTTCCAGCATGATCAGGCCCCCTTAGGGAAGGACAATCTTGAACAATCAGGAGGCACATTAATACTAAAATGATT
The window above is part of the Candidatus Neptunochlamydia sp. REUL1 genome. Proteins encoded here:
- a CDS encoding MFS transporter; the encoded protein is MKSSKRQFWVNFAAASTGNLFEHYDKALFAFLAPFLAPLFFETSSPITALIYTYAMMPLGLFSRPFGALIFGRIGDRKGRKSALYLTLIGMALTTTLMGCIPTYKTAGWIAPSLLALGRLVQNFFASGETTGGSLLILESCPEERRSFYNSLYECSTILGILVASFSVTVLSFQGSIETTWRILYWIGGITGVLGLFMRFAAVEGKISPKPRVSVLPLLWKYRFQFLMIVFTSGFSYANYYMITSFLNGYLPLIGSITREEAMQANTYILGFDFLLLPLAGILATRFPKERLLLFFGGLICLLSIPLYSFLATAPLMVIMAIRLVFVSFGVGFSVVLAPFYQDLIPAESRYTLIAFGNAIGSQFLGTSACSFSFFLYKQTGWVASPALYLMGLATIAIFTIYLGSRLPAARFSKEKEHNTEPR